A genomic region of Brevibacillus sp. JNUCC-41 contains the following coding sequences:
- a CDS encoding OsmC family protein yields MADMKINVNAIWDGGVTGNGTLKAEYLDTKIAIPTSLGGSGNGANPKEVLVASVTTCYAATLTFVLESRKLPVAELTVNSEASISDNEFKIIHYPHIVLSAGATEEQTQSAQRATEEADKGCDVGNILKKADVKIEVQGKVSVK; encoded by the coding sequence ATGGCTGATATGAAAATAAATGTGAATGCAATTTGGGATGGTGGGGTAACAGGGAATGGAACCCTTAAAGCGGAGTATCTGGATACAAAAATCGCTATTCCAACATCATTAGGAGGTAGTGGTAACGGAGCAAATCCAAAAGAGGTTCTCGTTGCTTCTGTAACAACTTGTTATGCAGCAACACTAACATTTGTGCTTGAAAGCAGAAAACTTCCTGTGGCGGAACTTACAGTGAACTCTGAGGCAAGTATATCTGATAATGAGTTTAAAATTATCCATTATCCTCACATCGTTTTATCTGCTGGCGCGACAGAAGAACAAACTCAATCTGCACAAAGAGCGACAGAAGAAGCAGATAAAGGGTGCGATGTCGGAAATATATTGAAAAAAGCAGATGTTAAAATTGAAGTTCAAGGTAAAGTTTCTGTGAAATGA
- a CDS encoding LLM class flavin-dependent oxidoreductase, whose translation MPENDTKQITDIPFSVLDLSPIAEGRTPADSFHNTLELAQLAEKLGYNRYWLAEHHNMPFIASSATSVVISHVAAGTSKIRVGSGGIMLPNHAPLVIAEQFGTLESLYPGRIDLGLGRAPGTDQLTARALRRDLRSSGEDFPEQLAELRNYFDPSLAQGYSHVRAIPGEGLNIPIWLLGSSGYSAQLAGELGLPFAFASHFSPHNTLPAIQLYRRSFKPSKVLDKPHAMVGLNIIAADTDQEAERLATTLQQQFLNLMRGKEVPLQPPVDNINDIASDYEIAALENQLGTSIVGSPQIVKEKLEKVLDESQADEIMAIAQVYDHKARLHSYEILAEITQLK comes from the coding sequence ATGCCTGAAAATGATACAAAACAAATTACGGATATTCCATTCTCGGTCCTCGATCTCTCTCCAATTGCAGAAGGAAGGACGCCGGCTGATTCTTTTCACAATACTTTGGAGCTGGCCCAGCTCGCTGAAAAGCTGGGGTATAACCGATATTGGCTCGCTGAGCATCATAATATGCCATTTATCGCCAGCTCTGCAACATCGGTAGTCATTTCCCATGTTGCAGCAGGTACATCAAAAATCCGGGTTGGTTCAGGCGGCATTATGCTGCCGAATCATGCACCTCTTGTTATTGCTGAGCAATTTGGTACTCTGGAATCATTATATCCAGGACGTATTGATCTTGGCTTGGGCCGTGCACCAGGCACTGATCAGCTTACCGCACGTGCATTAAGACGTGACTTGAGAAGTTCAGGAGAAGATTTCCCTGAGCAGCTGGCTGAGCTCCGGAATTACTTTGACCCTTCCCTGGCACAAGGATATAGTCATGTTAGAGCAATTCCGGGTGAGGGATTAAACATACCTATTTGGCTGTTAGGTTCGAGCGGATACAGTGCCCAACTGGCAGGAGAGCTTGGACTGCCGTTTGCATTTGCGAGCCATTTCTCGCCGCATAACACACTGCCGGCTATCCAGCTGTACCGCCGTTCGTTTAAGCCTTCTAAAGTACTGGACAAGCCGCATGCAATGGTAGGGCTAAACATCATTGCGGCCGATACAGATCAAGAAGCTGAGCGGCTCGCTACAACATTGCAGCAGCAGTTCCTGAATTTGATGCGCGGGAAGGAAGTCCCATTGCAGCCGCCAGTGGATAATATTAATGATATAGCGAGCGACTATGAAATAGCTGCCCTTGAGAATCAATTAGGAACTTCGATTGTCGGCAGTCCTCAAATCGTAAAAGAAAAGCTGGAAAAGGTTCTGGATGAAAGTCAAGCCGATGAAATTATGGCAATCGCCCAGGTTTACGATCATAAGGCCCGCCTCCATTCCTATGAAATATTGGCAGAAATTACTCAGCTAAAATAG
- a CDS encoding SDR family oxidoreductase — protein MSLKGKRVVVLGGTSGIGFAAAKAFIDESAQVIIASRSASKLSDAEVKLGGDVEGYEIDFRSEEKVAGFFKKVGKFDHLVVTAGEGAMGHFSELPVATVREAFDSKFWGQYISVRAALPYLNNESSITLTSGVYGVRPPQGATTLASINSAIDGLVRGLSVDLAPIRVNVVSPGIVDTPLYGGMPEDERQIMYHGIAKQLPVGRVAQPRDIAETYVYLAKNGFTTGTSVLIGSFDLIHGYQSRLIN, from the coding sequence TTGTCATTAAAAGGTAAAAGAGTGGTTGTTTTAGGAGGTACATCTGGTATTGGTTTTGCCGCTGCCAAGGCGTTTATCGATGAATCCGCTCAAGTCATTATTGCTAGCCGTTCTGCTTCAAAATTATCTGACGCAGAAGTGAAGCTTGGTGGTGACGTAGAGGGCTATGAAATCGACTTTCGCAGCGAGGAAAAGGTTGCTGGCTTTTTCAAGAAGGTTGGAAAATTTGATCACCTAGTGGTCACTGCAGGTGAAGGCGCAATGGGTCACTTTAGCGAACTGCCTGTTGCAACCGTAAGAGAGGCTTTTGATAGTAAGTTCTGGGGGCAGTATATTTCGGTTCGTGCTGCTCTTCCATACTTGAATAATGAAAGTTCTATTACATTAACTTCTGGTGTATATGGTGTGCGTCCTCCTCAAGGTGCAACGACTCTAGCTTCCATTAATTCAGCAATCGATGGATTAGTAAGAGGACTTTCAGTGGACCTGGCACCTATCAGAGTAAACGTGGTATCACCTGGTATCGTTGACACTCCTCTTTACGGCGGAATGCCAGAAGATGAAAGACAAATTATGTACCATGGGATAGCTAAGCAATTACCTGTTGGACGTGTTGCTCAACCTAGAGATATAGCTGAAACCTATGTTTACCTAGCGAAAAATGGGTTTACAACTGGCACATCGGTTCTTATCGGCTCATTTGATCTAATCCATGGATATCAAAGTCGATTGATAAATTGA
- a CDS encoding TIGR03571 family LLM class oxidoreductase has protein sequence MSFQNHRAYNSMYQKDKMTLGFVLPTAKMSKNPIMENQLELARKIEEYGFASLWLRDITMQNLNIDDNGQKFDLWIYLTYLAAYTKHIALVTGSVVLPLRHPVRVAKEAASIDQLFPGRLIMGVASGDREKDFTALGISKQESGPLFKENFEILDRLLKEDQPTIHSHAGLIDGTDMRLIPKPVSSIPTMVTGFSNQSINWIARNGDGWLQYPRSIIQQAQLIQDYRALTEVQAPEDFKPFSQSLFINLLENPDEMPVPIPLGYSVGRNRLVDLLHQFQEIGVNHLAFVLYFSKRPPEEVIQELGEFVLPNFPTHKGTGQL, from the coding sequence GTGAGTTTTCAAAATCATCGTGCCTATAACAGCATGTACCAGAAAGACAAAATGACACTCGGATTTGTCCTCCCGACTGCCAAGATGTCTAAAAATCCGATTATGGAGAATCAGCTGGAGCTTGCCCGTAAAATTGAGGAATATGGCTTTGCTTCATTATGGCTCCGTGATATTACGATGCAGAATTTGAATATTGATGATAACGGCCAAAAATTCGATTTATGGATTTATTTGACGTATCTTGCTGCCTATACGAAGCACATTGCGTTAGTAACAGGAAGTGTAGTTCTCCCTTTGCGCCACCCCGTCAGGGTAGCTAAGGAAGCTGCATCAATAGACCAATTGTTTCCAGGTCGATTGATTATGGGAGTGGCATCAGGGGACAGGGAAAAAGATTTTACAGCTTTAGGGATATCTAAGCAAGAAAGCGGTCCGTTATTTAAAGAAAATTTCGAAATTCTCGACCGGCTGTTAAAAGAGGATCAGCCGACAATCCACAGCCACGCCGGGCTTATCGATGGTACAGATATGAGGTTAATCCCAAAGCCTGTATCTTCGATTCCGACCATGGTGACTGGATTTAGCAATCAGTCTATCAATTGGATAGCCAGGAATGGTGATGGGTGGCTTCAATACCCAAGAAGCATTATTCAGCAGGCGCAGCTTATCCAGGATTATCGTGCTTTAACTGAAGTTCAAGCTCCAGAAGATTTTAAACCCTTCTCTCAAAGCTTGTTCATCAATTTATTGGAAAATCCCGATGAAATGCCTGTACCCATACCCTTAGGCTATTCCGTGGGAAGAAACCGTTTAGTTGATCTACTTCATCAATTTCAAGAGATTGGTGTCAACCATTTGGCGTTTGTTCTGTATTTTTCCAAGCGCCCTCCAGAGGAAGTAATCCAGGAGCTTGGAGAATTTGTTTTACCCAACTTTCCAACCCATAAAGGTACAGGCCAGCTATAA
- a CDS encoding PhoX family protein yields MINKKIVKTGATLALALAITVPALSPTAATAKENSKIESVKFNGMKAPATIDEMVKTYTTATVDVKYSNGKVKTFPLSYNYLFKSEDKVATVKGEKIPAGTPIDVKGNPIKDPSSTDGKYFVSDAPDSNSLLMPIDGKLYMVTHYEYQTIDAAGQSAYGLVPASMSLTELEQDKKTGELKPVKVEKIDFSAVNGLWIPCNGSLSPWNTHLGSEEYEPDARQFADPTSKTRSQVETFAQFYFGNKAKANPYFYGYTPEITVDKKGKASAVKHYSTGRFSHELAKVMPDNKTVFYGDDGGNTGMFMYIADKAKDLSAGTLYAAKFKQTGTENGGSGDLEWINLGHTTDKEVEKIIDSGITFNDIFETSDVPKEGFTAIKQYSYGKTEYLKLKPGKEKAAAFLETRRYAAMLGATTEFNKMEGLALNEKDKKVYIAISDQSKSMEKDSTGKDPADHLQLPKIKAGVTYQLDLQGGQKDSEGKAIHSSYVAPSMYGLVVGEDIPNADAYGNTANVDKVANPDNLSYSEAMRTLFIGEDSGAHTNNYVWAYNVDTKELNRILSVPAGAEATGLFAADDRNGFSYIFSNFQHPGDELDGKSITAVNKDELLKAVDEQIGINKTGGIGYISGIPSLTKYNNGKYQKSLEIDKK; encoded by the coding sequence ATGATTAATAAGAAAATTGTGAAAACAGGAGCTACTTTAGCACTTGCCTTAGCTATTACAGTTCCAGCACTATCACCGACAGCAGCTACTGCGAAGGAAAATAGTAAAATTGAATCTGTTAAATTTAATGGAATGAAAGCACCAGCTACCATCGATGAAATGGTAAAAACATATACAACTGCAACCGTTGATGTAAAATATAGCAATGGAAAAGTAAAAACATTTCCGTTGTCCTACAACTACCTTTTTAAATCGGAAGATAAGGTAGCAACCGTTAAAGGTGAAAAAATTCCTGCAGGTACACCAATTGATGTAAAAGGAAACCCAATTAAGGATCCAAGCAGCACAGACGGAAAATATTTTGTTTCAGATGCTCCGGATTCAAATAGCTTATTAATGCCAATTGACGGCAAACTTTATATGGTTACACATTATGAATATCAAACAATTGATGCTGCTGGTCAATCAGCATACGGTTTAGTCCCAGCATCTATGTCTTTAACTGAGTTGGAACAGGACAAAAAAACAGGTGAACTTAAACCTGTTAAAGTAGAAAAAATCGATTTTTCGGCAGTAAATGGACTTTGGATTCCATGTAATGGTTCTTTATCACCATGGAATACACATTTAGGTTCAGAAGAGTATGAGCCAGATGCTCGTCAATTTGCGGACCCTACATCAAAAACAAGAAGTCAAGTTGAAACATTTGCTCAATTCTATTTTGGAAATAAAGCAAAGGCTAATCCTTATTTCTATGGCTACACTCCTGAAATTACAGTAGATAAGAAGGGGAAAGCATCGGCTGTAAAACATTACAGTACAGGGCGTTTCTCCCATGAGTTAGCTAAAGTAATGCCTGATAACAAAACTGTATTTTACGGTGATGATGGTGGTAATACAGGAATGTTTATGTATATAGCCGATAAAGCAAAAGATTTATCAGCGGGTACACTATATGCAGCTAAATTTAAACAAACAGGTACTGAAAATGGTGGTTCAGGAGACTTAGAATGGATTAATTTAGGACATACAACGGATAAAGAAGTGGAAAAAATTATTGACAGCGGCATTACATTCAATGATATTTTTGAAACTTCTGATGTACCAAAAGAAGGTTTTACAGCGATTAAACAATATTCATATGGTAAAACAGAATATCTAAAACTTAAACCTGGTAAAGAAAAAGCAGCTGCCTTCCTTGAAACACGCCGATACGCAGCAATGCTTGGTGCGACTACTGAATTTAACAAAATGGAAGGTTTAGCGCTTAACGAAAAGGATAAAAAAGTATATATTGCTATTTCCGATCAAAGTAAGAGTATGGAAAAAGATTCAACAGGAAAAGACCCAGCAGACCATCTCCAATTACCAAAAATTAAAGCTGGTGTAACCTATCAATTAGATTTACAAGGTGGTCAAAAGGATAGCGAAGGAAAGGCTATTCATAGCTCTTATGTAGCACCATCAATGTATGGATTGGTGGTAGGCGAAGACATTCCTAATGCTGATGCATATGGAAACACTGCAAATGTAGACAAAGTAGCTAATCCCGATAACTTAAGTTATTCTGAAGCAATGAGAACCCTCTTTATTGGTGAAGATAGCGGTGCTCACACAAATAACTATGTTTGGGCATATAATGTTGATACGAAAGAATTAAATCGTATTCTATCTGTTCCAGCAGGAGCCGAAGCAACTGGATTATTTGCTGCTGATGACCGCAATGGATTCTCATACATTTTCAGTAATTTCCAACATCCTGGTGATGAACTAGATGGTAAGTCAATTACAGCTGTTAACAAAGATGAATTACTTAAAGCTGTTGACGAACAAATTGGCATTAATAAAACAGGGGGGATTGGTTATATCTCTGGTATACCTTCTTTAACAAAATATAATAATGGTAAATATCAAAAAAGTTTAGAAATTGATAAAAAATGA
- a CDS encoding aldo/keto reductase, producing the protein MDEKKRAEIKSALAKHVVTLPDGTSLPSLGQGTWYMGENPQVRDKEIKALQLGIELGMTLIDTAEMYGNGDSERLVGEAIKGRRNEVFLVSKVYPHHAGLDMISKACENSLKRLGTDQLDLYLLHWRGHVPLEETIEGMEKLREEGKILRWGVSNFDTADMEELWYITNGKNCVMNQVLYHLGSRGIDFDLLPWQREHNMPIMAYSPLAQGGSLRRQLLNDPTIQDIADKYNAEPLQIALAWTIRSNNVISIPKAVQDEHVLANAEAATIELTEEDLSRIDQVFPKPTRKMPLDII; encoded by the coding sequence ATGGATGAAAAGAAAAGAGCGGAAATTAAAAGTGCATTAGCCAAACACGTGGTAACCCTGCCTGATGGCACTTCTTTACCTAGTTTAGGACAAGGAACATGGTACATGGGGGAAAATCCCCAAGTGAGAGACAAAGAAATAAAAGCCTTGCAGCTCGGCATAGAATTAGGCATGACACTTATTGACACTGCTGAAATGTACGGAAATGGCGATTCTGAACGCTTAGTTGGCGAAGCCATTAAAGGACGCAGAAATGAAGTCTTTTTAGTCTCAAAAGTGTATCCCCATCATGCAGGTTTAGATATGATTTCAAAAGCATGTGAAAACAGCCTAAAACGACTCGGAACAGACCAATTGGACTTATATCTTCTCCACTGGAGAGGACATGTTCCTTTAGAGGAAACAATTGAAGGAATGGAAAAACTACGTGAAGAAGGGAAAATTTTAAGATGGGGCGTCTCTAATTTTGACACGGCTGATATGGAAGAGCTATGGTACATTACGAATGGAAAAAATTGTGTGATGAACCAAGTGCTATACCATTTAGGTTCAAGAGGAATCGACTTCGATCTCTTACCATGGCAACGTGAACATAACATGCCAATCATGGCCTACAGTCCCCTTGCCCAAGGAGGCTCTTTAAGAAGACAGCTATTAAACGATCCAACTATTCAGGATATTGCTGACAAATACAATGCCGAACCATTACAAATCGCTCTCGCTTGGACCATCCGTTCGAATAACGTCATCTCTATTCCAAAAGCGGTTCAAGATGAACATGTTTTAGCAAATGCCGAAGCAGCAACAATTGAGTTAACTGAAGAAGATCTCAGTAGAATTGATCAAGTGTTTCCTAAACCTACTAGGAAAATGCCATTGGATATTATTTGA
- a CDS encoding ArsR/SmtB family transcription factor, with amino-acid sequence MINDEQAVEIFKALSNQIRVNILQMLKEPDNNFSPQAHVIKEKGFDGGICVSDIRSKVGLSQSTTSQYLSILLQSGLVEMKRIGQWTYYRRNEETIKQFEKYIGLKI; translated from the coding sequence ATGATAAATGACGAACAGGCAGTTGAAATTTTCAAGGCTCTGTCAAATCAAATAAGGGTAAATATTCTGCAAATGTTGAAAGAACCTGATAATAACTTTTCCCCGCAGGCCCATGTCATCAAAGAAAAAGGCTTTGATGGCGGGATTTGTGTTAGTGATATTCGCAGCAAAGTAGGACTATCACAGTCCACTACCTCCCAGTATTTATCTATCCTATTGCAAAGCGGTCTGGTGGAAATGAAACGAATCGGACAATGGACTTATTATCGACGCAATGAGGAAACCATTAAACAGTTTGAAAAGTATATAGGCTTAAAAATATAA
- a CDS encoding winged helix-turn-helix transcriptional regulator, producing MSRIQEKMFNCEKELTLYVIGGKWKMLILWHLGKEGTKRFGELKALMPGITQRMLVNQLRELEEDLIVERKVYPVVPPKVEYSLTEQGKSLMPILDSMYEWGKNYMENVMDTPANKSAPIK from the coding sequence ATGTCACGTATCCAGGAAAAAATGTTTAACTGTGAAAAAGAATTAACGCTATATGTTATTGGCGGTAAATGGAAAATGCTGATTTTGTGGCATTTAGGAAAAGAGGGAACGAAGCGATTTGGTGAGCTGAAGGCTCTTATGCCGGGCATTACCCAACGAATGCTTGTTAACCAATTACGCGAGCTAGAAGAAGACCTCATTGTTGAACGAAAAGTCTATCCTGTTGTTCCGCCAAAAGTGGAATATTCATTGACCGAACAAGGAAAAAGCTTAATGCCAATACTCGATTCCATGTATGAATGGGGTAAAAACTATATGGAGAATGTGATGGATACTCCTGCCAATAAAAGTGCACCTATTAAATAG
- a CDS encoding LLM class flavin-dependent oxidoreductase has protein sequence MTKKIELSVLDPSPIVEGGSAELSLQNTLDLAKKTEQWGYKRFWLAEHHNWAGMASSASPIVIGRVASVTEKMRIGSGAMLLSHHSPLSVAEQFGTLETFFPGRIDLGLGRAPGTDQYTANVLRQRVAGEPEFDARLEELIAYLYGTGTATKNGSFSIHAIPGEKTNVPIWLLGSGFYSAQLSGMLGLPFSFAGHFAPGNMMEAIKLYRDYFRPSQFLEEPYVLLAVQVVAADEKQEAQRLATSMYQKFLLLTRGQPSPILPPVDNMDKLWNDNERRAVEEQLFTSIIGDPAGVKQQLHELIEKTDADEVMAHTEIFDHKARLRSYEILAQAQ, from the coding sequence ATGACAAAGAAAATAGAACTTTCAGTACTAGATCCCTCCCCAATAGTCGAGGGGGGATCAGCCGAACTTTCCCTTCAAAACACGCTTGATCTAGCAAAGAAAACAGAGCAGTGGGGATATAAACGGTTTTGGCTTGCTGAACATCATAATTGGGCAGGAATGGCGAGTTCAGCATCCCCAATCGTAATTGGACGAGTAGCCTCTGTCACGGAAAAAATGCGTATTGGATCAGGCGCAATGCTGCTTTCCCATCATTCTCCGCTTTCCGTGGCAGAGCAATTTGGAACATTAGAAACCTTCTTCCCTGGCCGGATCGACCTTGGATTGGGGCGGGCACCTGGCACCGACCAATATACAGCAAATGTATTGCGGCAGCGGGTTGCTGGTGAACCTGAATTTGATGCCCGGCTTGAGGAGCTTATCGCATATCTTTATGGTACAGGAACAGCCACTAAGAATGGTTCATTTAGCATTCACGCCATTCCCGGCGAAAAAACAAATGTGCCAATTTGGCTGTTAGGTTCAGGGTTTTATAGTGCACAATTGTCTGGGATGCTTGGGTTACCATTCTCTTTCGCGGGACATTTTGCTCCAGGTAACATGATGGAGGCCATAAAACTATACCGGGATTATTTTCGTCCGTCTCAATTTTTGGAGGAGCCTTATGTACTGTTAGCCGTTCAAGTGGTGGCTGCTGATGAGAAACAGGAGGCACAAAGGCTTGCCACTTCGATGTATCAAAAATTTCTTTTGTTAACCCGTGGACAGCCTTCGCCCATTTTGCCACCAGTTGATAATATGGACAAACTTTGGAACGATAATGAACGCAGGGCAGTTGAAGAACAGCTTTTCACTTCCATCATCGGGGACCCTGCAGGTGTGAAGCAGCAGCTCCATGAGTTAATAGAAAAGACTGACGCTGATGAAGTTATGGCTCATACAGAGATCTTTGATCATAAGGCACGGCTGCGCTCTTATGAAATTTTGGCTCAGGCGCAGTAA